A region of Paractinoplanes abujensis DNA encodes the following proteins:
- a CDS encoding PH domain-containing protein, with the protein MVTYRPKKIRLVAVPIAVAVMILFTVLSFGLKGSAGFDNSGSFQRGDQAAMIGLGILIGLGVLAFLRPRVIADEEKIRIRNVVGGYELPWSVVRAVRFDRNSPWAQLELHDEEQVSIHALQAADKDYAVEGVRTLRKLHSAAVDA; encoded by the coding sequence ATGGTCACTTATCGCCCCAAGAAGATCCGCCTGGTCGCCGTCCCGATCGCCGTGGCGGTCATGATCCTGTTCACCGTGCTCAGCTTCGGTCTTAAGGGCTCGGCAGGCTTCGACAACTCGGGCTCGTTCCAGCGCGGCGACCAGGCCGCCATGATCGGCCTGGGCATCCTGATCGGCCTGGGCGTGCTGGCCTTCCTGCGCCCACGCGTGATCGCCGACGAGGAGAAGATCCGCATTCGCAACGTCGTCGGCGGTTACGAGCTGCCGTGGTCGGTGGTGCGGGCGGTGCGCTTCGACCGCAACTCCCCGTGGGCCCAGCTCGAGCTGCACGACGAGGAGCAGGTGTCGATCCACGCGCTGCAGGCGGCCGACAAGGACTACGCCGTGGAGGGTGTGCGCACCCTGCGAAAGCTGCACTCGGCCGCGGTGGACGCGTGA
- the infC gene encoding translation initiation factor IF-3, which translates to MSVEPRVNEQIRAREVRLVGPEGEQVGIVPLERALQLAADVDLDLVEVAPMARPPVCKLMDFGKFKYESALKAREARRNQQQTVIKEMKLRPKIDPHDYETKKGHVVRFLKAGDKVKVTIMFRGREQSRPELGFRLLRRLSEEISELGFVEASPKQDGRNMIMVLAPHRATKAAAVAAVATKPGREPREGEAPAEEPVAAAETTATAE; encoded by the coding sequence ATCAGCGTCGAACCACGCGTTAACGAACAGATCCGGGCACGTGAGGTCCGACTGGTCGGCCCCGAGGGTGAGCAGGTGGGCATCGTCCCGCTCGAGCGCGCTCTCCAGCTGGCCGCGGACGTCGATCTGGACCTGGTCGAGGTTGCTCCCATGGCGCGGCCGCCGGTGTGCAAGCTCATGGACTTCGGCAAGTTCAAGTACGAGAGCGCACTGAAGGCACGCGAAGCACGGCGCAACCAGCAGCAGACCGTCATCAAGGAAATGAAGCTCCGGCCGAAGATCGACCCGCACGACTACGAGACCAAAAAGGGTCACGTGGTGCGGTTCCTCAAGGCGGGCGACAAGGTCAAGGTGACGATCATGTTCCGCGGTCGCGAGCAGAGCCGCCCCGAGCTGGGATTCCGGCTCCTGCGCAGGCTCAGCGAGGAGATCTCGGAGCTCGGTTTCGTGGAAGCCAGTCCGAAGCAGGACGGCCGAAACATGATCATGGTGCTCGCACCGCACCGCGCGACCAAGGCCGCGGCCGTGGCCGCCGTGGCGACCAAGCCCGGCCGGGAGCCGCGCGAGGGCGAAGCACCGGCCGAAGAACCGGTAGCTGCCGCGGAAACCACCGCAACCGCAGAGTAG
- the rpmI gene encoding 50S ribosomal protein L35, with protein MPKFKPHTGTGKRVKVTGSGKIVRQKAGKRHLLEGKSSHVTRRMTGTTVVDESNLKQVKKLLGR; from the coding sequence GTGCCTAAGTTCAAGCCCCACACCGGCACCGGCAAGCGGGTGAAGGTCACGGGTTCGGGCAAGATCGTCCGACAGAAGGCCGGCAAGCGCCACCTGCTCGAGGGCAAGTCGTCGCACGTCACCCGCCGCATGACCGGCACCACGGTCGTCGACGAGTCGAACCTCAAGCAAGTTAAGAAGCTGCTGGGCCGCTGA
- the rplT gene encoding 50S ribosomal protein L20, which translates to MARVKRAVNAQKKRRTLLETASGYRGQRSRLYRKAKEQVLHSMQYSYRDRRDRKGDFRQLWITRINAGARANGLTYNRLIQGLRLAEIEVDRKILADLAVNDAAAFAAIVEVAKAAVAAEGTGGAAAQTA; encoded by the coding sequence ATGGCACGCGTCAAGCGGGCAGTCAACGCCCAGAAGAAGCGTCGCACGTTGCTGGAGACCGCCAGCGGATACCGCGGTCAGCGCTCGCGCCTGTACCGCAAGGCCAAGGAGCAGGTGCTGCACTCGATGCAGTACTCGTACCGCGACCGCCGTGACCGCAAGGGCGACTTCCGCCAGCTGTGGATCACGCGCATCAACGCGGGCGCCCGGGCCAACGGCCTGACCTACAACCGCCTCATCCAGGGGCTGCGGCTGGCCGAGATCGAGGTCGACCGCAAGATCCTGGCTGACCTCGCGGTGAACGACGCTGCGGCTTTCGCGGCGATCGTCGAAGTTGCCAAGGCTGCGGTTGCGGCCGAGGGCACGGGTGGCGCTGCCGCCCAGACCGCGTAA
- a CDS encoding TrmH family RNA methyltransferase, with the protein MTFTSRTPRVVAARKLQRRRDREQSGRFLAEGPQAVREALAAGVVLELFATADAMSRHSNLDVHFTEVDDEALASLAETVQPQGLVAVCEQVDVPLAEALAKKPRLVAVVAEIRDPGNAGTVLRTADAAGAGTVIFAGDAVDPYNGKCVRASAGSLFHVDVVRTPIDVVTPLREAGLQVLATSGYGADDLDTLADDDVLARPTAWLFGSEAHGLPGELLEAADRQVRVPIYGGAESLNLAAAAAVCLYASARAQR; encoded by the coding sequence ATGACGTTTACGTCCCGTACGCCGCGTGTCGTCGCGGCCCGCAAATTGCAGCGCCGGCGCGATCGGGAGCAGAGCGGGCGGTTCTTGGCCGAGGGGCCGCAGGCCGTGCGGGAAGCGTTGGCGGCCGGGGTGGTGCTGGAGTTGTTCGCGACGGCCGACGCCATGAGCCGGCACTCGAATCTGGATGTGCACTTCACCGAGGTGGACGACGAGGCGCTGGCCTCGCTCGCGGAGACCGTGCAGCCGCAGGGGCTGGTGGCCGTGTGCGAGCAGGTCGACGTGCCGCTCGCGGAGGCGCTGGCCAAGAAGCCGCGGCTGGTGGCGGTCGTGGCCGAGATCCGCGACCCCGGTAACGCGGGCACGGTCCTGCGTACGGCGGACGCCGCCGGGGCCGGGACGGTCATCTTCGCGGGGGACGCGGTGGACCCGTACAACGGCAAATGCGTCCGCGCGTCGGCCGGCTCGTTGTTTCATGTAGATGTGGTGCGTACCCCGATCGACGTCGTGACCCCGCTGCGCGAAGCCGGCCTGCAGGTGCTCGCCACCAGCGGCTACGGCGCGGACGACCTGGACACTCTGGCCGACGACGACGTGCTCGCGCGGCCGACGGCGTGGCTGTTCGGCTCCGAGGCGCACGGCCTGCCCGGTGAGCTGCTCGAGGCGGCCGACCGGCAGGTGCGCGTCCCGATCTACGGTGGGGCCGAGAGCCTCAACCTGGCCGCGGCCGCCGCCGTCTGCCTCTACGCCTCGGCAAGGGCCCAGCGCTGA
- a CDS encoding alcohol dehydrogenase catalytic domain-containing protein, whose product MRAIVYDAVGAAPRVAEVAEPICPPDGAVIEVRATGICRSDWHAWRGHDPVPLPHVPGHEFAGVVVATGPTVKGFDIGDRVTAPFVNGCGACEFCAAGRAQICPDQTQPGFTHAGSFAERVVVRAADTNLVRLPDSVGFVQAASLGCRFATAFRALTGHGPVRDDAVIAVYGCGGVGLSAILIATALNFRVLAVDPSPAANSLAASLGAVIVHEITEEADIAIDAYGSAATAEASVRALRRGGRHVQVGLMLGADARAPLPWDLVVARELQVVGSHGMAAADYPPMLDLVARGRLDPGLLVGSEIPLEAAGIALTAMDSPIPAHAGMVVAVRPG is encoded by the coding sequence ATGCGGGCGATCGTCTACGACGCCGTCGGCGCCGCGCCCCGCGTGGCCGAGGTCGCCGAGCCCATCTGCCCGCCCGACGGGGCCGTGATCGAGGTGCGGGCCACCGGCATCTGCCGCTCCGACTGGCACGCCTGGCGCGGCCACGACCCGGTGCCGCTGCCGCACGTCCCCGGGCACGAGTTCGCCGGTGTGGTCGTGGCCACCGGCCCCACGGTCAAGGGCTTCGACATCGGCGACCGGGTCACCGCGCCCTTCGTCAACGGCTGTGGCGCCTGCGAGTTCTGCGCCGCGGGCCGGGCCCAGATCTGCCCCGACCAGACCCAGCCCGGCTTCACCCACGCCGGCTCGTTCGCGGAGCGGGTCGTGGTGCGCGCGGCCGACACCAACCTCGTGCGCCTGCCCGACAGCGTGGGCTTCGTGCAGGCGGCCTCGCTGGGGTGCCGTTTCGCGACCGCGTTCCGCGCCCTGACCGGCCATGGTCCCGTACGGGACGACGCTGTCATCGCCGTTTACGGCTGCGGCGGCGTCGGCTTGTCGGCCATCCTGATCGCAACCGCGCTCAACTTCCGGGTCCTCGCCGTCGACCCGTCCCCGGCCGCCAACTCGCTGGCCGCCTCGCTCGGCGCCGTGATCGTCCACGAGATCACCGAGGAGGCCGACATCGCGATCGACGCCTACGGGTCGGCCGCCACCGCCGAGGCCTCGGTGCGCGCCCTGCGCCGCGGGGGCCGGCACGTGCAGGTCGGCCTGATGCTCGGAGCGGACGCCCGCGCCCCGCTGCCCTGGGATCTGGTGGTGGCCCGCGAGTTGCAGGTGGTCGGCTCGCACGGCATGGCCGCGGCCGACTACCCGCCCATGCTCGACCTGGTGGCGCGGGGCCGGCTCGACCCGGGCCTGCTCGTCGGCTCGGAGATCCCCCTGGAGGCGGCGGGGATCGCGCTGACCGCCATGGATTCGCCGATCCCGGCCCACGCCGGAATGGTCGTCGCCGTCCGGCCCGGCTGA
- the pheS gene encoding phenylalanine--tRNA ligase subunit alpha: MSYRNDPYDPKQAALLDPAALEAAVGEARSAFDAASDLDALATLKSAHLGDRAPVSLARREIGSLPPAAKSDAGKRVNLARQSIQGAYDSRLEELEIERAARVLVTERVDVTLPWARRPRGARHPLTTLMEHMGDLFAGMGYDIVEGPELELEWANFDALNIGPDNAVRGSMDTFYVDLPGLVMRTHTSPGQVRSMLTRQPPIYVVSPGRAYRSDELDATHSPVFHQIEGLVVDEGITMAHLRGTLDHFAKAMFGPDARTRWRPHYFPFTEPSAEFDVWFAQHRDGPRWVEWGGCGMVNPRVLTACGIDPERYSGFAFGMGVERTLMFRNGVSDMRDMVEGDVRFTTHFGMEV, from the coding sequence ATGTCCTACCGCAACGATCCGTACGATCCGAAGCAGGCCGCCCTGCTCGATCCGGCCGCGCTCGAAGCCGCCGTCGGCGAGGCCCGCTCGGCCTTCGACGCCGCGTCCGACCTGGACGCGCTGGCCACGCTCAAGTCCGCACACCTGGGCGACCGCGCCCCCGTGTCGCTGGCCCGCCGCGAGATCGGCTCGCTGCCGCCGGCCGCCAAGTCCGACGCGGGCAAGCGGGTCAACCTGGCCCGCCAGTCCATTCAGGGCGCGTACGACTCCCGCCTGGAGGAGCTCGAGATCGAGCGCGCGGCCCGGGTGCTGGTCACCGAGCGCGTCGACGTCACGCTGCCGTGGGCCCGCCGCCCCCGCGGCGCGCGCCACCCGCTGACCACGCTCATGGAGCACATGGGTGACCTGTTCGCGGGCATGGGCTACGACATCGTCGAGGGCCCCGAGCTCGAGCTGGAGTGGGCCAACTTCGACGCGCTCAACATCGGGCCCGACAACGCCGTACGGGGGTCGATGGACACCTTCTACGTCGACCTGCCCGGTCTGGTCATGCGCACGCACACGTCGCCCGGTCAGGTGCGCTCGATGCTCACCCGGCAGCCACCGATCTATGTGGTCAGCCCCGGCCGGGCCTACCGCTCCGACGAGCTCGACGCCACGCATTCGCCGGTCTTCCACCAGATCGAGGGCCTGGTCGTCGACGAGGGCATCACGATGGCCCATCTGCGCGGCACGCTCGACCACTTCGCCAAGGCGATGTTCGGCCCCGACGCGCGCACCCGCTGGCGGCCCCACTACTTCCCGTTCACCGAACCGAGCGCCGAGTTCGACGTCTGGTTCGCCCAGCATCGCGACGGCCCGCGCTGGGTCGAGTGGGGCGGCTGCGGCATGGTCAACCCGCGGGTGCTGACCGCCTGCGGCATCGACCCCGAGCGCTACTCGGGTTTCGCGTTCGGCATGGGCGTCGAGCGCACCCTGATGTTCCGCAACGGGGTCAGCGACATGCGCGACATGGTCGAGGGTGACGTCCGCTTCACCACCCACTTCGGAATGGAGGTCTGA
- the pheT gene encoding phenylalanine--tRNA ligase subunit beta, which produces MKTSLSWLREFVELPAGLTAEQLDDALTNLGMEVESIVDQAATVRGDLVVGRVLTIEELTGFKKPIRFTTVDVGRAEPQEIVCGARNFAEGDLVAVILPGGELPGGFKIGARKTYGRNSNGMICSAAELGLSGDHDGIIVLAPDAARPGDDARPVVGLADVLVEVEITPDRGYEMSLRGLARELSYVFSAAYTDPAAVPAAGATGETPYEVKIDDTLGCDRFSARVVRGIDPNAPSPEWMQRRLVAAGIRTISLPVDITNYLMLELGQPMHVFDLNRLDGGLVVRRAKPGEKLTTLDGVARVLDAEDMVICDDTGPISLAAVMGGETSEWQPDTVDVLLEAAHWDPVMVGRTARRHKLFSEAAKRWERGVDPQLTLVALERAVQILTEHAGGTPDERVLDINHVAAPATITLDPALPSRRIGLAYDTDQVAALLSQVGCHVTGAGPLEVTPPSWRPDLLAPIDLVEEVARLGGYNDIPSLLPPARGGSGFTAVQHRRRTVGRALAENGYVEVLSYPFVAPAAADQLGYPADDPRRSAVRLTNPLSEQEPLLRTSLLPTLLGTLRRNLGRGQRDVALFEMGTVFLPRLASTAPPAMGVDRRPTPDEWAAANEIVPVQPWHLAVALTGQIEPAGWWGEGRAATWADAVEAARIAIAAAGVTADRVSVAAAELAPWHPGRCAAISVDGTVVGHAGELHPAVVSAFELPKRTCVTELDLDALPLPPVTQAPVISSFPPALIDVALVLDAAVPAADVSAVLASGAGPLLESVSLFDLYESEQLGENKKSLAYKLTFRAPDRTLTTEETLAARDAAVAAVTSRFGAVLRGA; this is translated from the coding sequence ATGAAAACCTCGCTTTCCTGGCTTCGGGAATTCGTCGAGCTGCCCGCCGGCCTCACCGCCGAACAGCTCGACGACGCGCTGACCAACCTCGGCATGGAGGTCGAGTCGATCGTCGACCAGGCCGCCACCGTCCGGGGCGACCTGGTGGTGGGTCGCGTGCTCACGATCGAGGAACTGACCGGGTTCAAGAAGCCGATCCGTTTCACCACCGTCGACGTGGGCCGCGCGGAACCGCAGGAGATCGTCTGCGGCGCCCGCAACTTCGCCGAGGGCGACCTGGTGGCGGTCATCCTGCCCGGCGGCGAGCTCCCCGGCGGCTTCAAGATCGGCGCCCGCAAGACGTACGGGCGGAACTCGAACGGCATGATCTGCTCGGCCGCCGAGCTGGGCCTGAGCGGCGATCATGACGGCATCATCGTGCTCGCGCCCGACGCCGCGCGGCCCGGCGACGACGCACGGCCCGTGGTGGGGCTGGCCGACGTGCTGGTCGAGGTCGAGATCACGCCCGACCGGGGCTACGAGATGAGCCTGCGGGGCCTGGCCCGCGAGCTGTCGTACGTGTTCTCCGCCGCCTACACCGACCCCGCCGCTGTGCCCGCGGCGGGCGCCACCGGCGAGACGCCGTACGAGGTCAAGATCGACGACACGCTCGGCTGCGATCGCTTCTCGGCGCGTGTGGTGCGTGGCATCGACCCGAACGCGCCCTCGCCCGAGTGGATGCAGCGGCGCCTGGTCGCGGCGGGCATCCGCACGATCTCGCTGCCCGTCGACATCACCAACTACCTGATGCTCGAACTCGGCCAGCCGATGCACGTGTTCGACCTCAACCGGCTCGACGGCGGCCTGGTCGTGCGCCGGGCCAAGCCGGGCGAGAAGCTGACTACTCTCGACGGCGTGGCCCGCGTGCTCGACGCCGAAGACATGGTGATCTGCGACGACACCGGCCCGATCTCACTGGCCGCGGTCATGGGCGGCGAGACCAGCGAGTGGCAGCCCGACACGGTCGACGTGCTGCTCGAGGCCGCCCACTGGGACCCGGTGATGGTCGGCCGCACGGCCCGCCGCCACAAGCTGTTCAGCGAGGCCGCCAAGCGCTGGGAACGGGGCGTCGACCCGCAGCTCACGCTGGTCGCGCTGGAGCGCGCGGTACAGATCCTGACCGAGCACGCCGGCGGCACGCCCGACGAGCGCGTGCTCGACATCAACCACGTGGCCGCGCCCGCGACGATCACGCTCGACCCGGCGTTGCCGTCGCGGCGGATCGGCCTGGCCTACGACACCGACCAGGTGGCCGCGCTGCTGTCGCAGGTCGGCTGTCACGTCACCGGGGCCGGCCCGCTCGAGGTCACCCCGCCGTCCTGGCGGCCCGACCTGCTGGCCCCGATCGACCTGGTCGAAGAGGTGGCCCGGCTGGGCGGCTACAACGACATCCCGTCGCTCCTGCCGCCCGCGCGCGGCGGCAGCGGCTTCACGGCGGTGCAGCACCGCCGGCGCACGGTGGGCCGCGCGCTGGCCGAGAACGGCTACGTCGAGGTCCTGTCGTACCCGTTCGTGGCGCCGGCCGCGGCCGACCAGCTCGGCTACCCGGCCGACGACCCGCGGCGCAGCGCCGTGCGGCTGACCAACCCGCTCAGCGAGCAGGAGCCGCTGCTGCGCACGTCGCTGCTGCCCACCCTGCTCGGCACGCTCCGGCGCAACCTGGGCCGGGGCCAGCGGGACGTGGCGCTGTTCGAGATGGGCACGGTCTTCCTGCCCCGCCTGGCCTCGACCGCCCCGCCCGCGATGGGCGTCGACCGCCGGCCCACGCCTGACGAGTGGGCCGCGGCCAACGAGATCGTGCCCGTGCAGCCGTGGCACCTCGCGGTCGCGCTGACCGGCCAGATCGAGCCGGCCGGCTGGTGGGGCGAGGGTCGCGCGGCCACCTGGGCCGACGCGGTCGAGGCGGCCCGGATCGCGATCGCGGCGGCCGGGGTCACTGCCGACCGTGTGTCGGTGGCCGCCGCCGAGCTCGCGCCGTGGCACCCGGGCCGCTGCGCGGCGATCTCGGTCGACGGCACGGTCGTGGGCCACGCGGGCGAGCTGCACCCGGCCGTGGTGTCCGCGTTCGAGCTGCCCAAGCGCACCTGCGTGACAGAGCTCGACCTGGACGCGCTGCCGCTGCCGCCGGTCACCCAGGCCCCGGTGATCTCGTCGTTCCCGCCCGCCCTGATCGACGTGGCGCTGGTGCTCGACGCCGCGGTGCCGGCCGCCGACGTCTCCGCGGTGCTGGCCTCGGGCGCGGGCCCGCTGCTGGAGTCGGTGTCCCTGTTCGACCTGTACGAGTCGGAGCAGCTGGGCGAGAACAAGAAGTCGCTCGCCTACAAGCTCACCTTCCGGGCCCCCGACCGCACGCTCACCACCGAGGAGACCCTGGCCGCCCGCGACGCCGCCGTGGCCGCGGTCACCTCCCGCTTCGGCGCCGTCCTGCGCGGCGCCTGA
- a CDS encoding DUF2267 domain-containing protein, giving the protein MTVAPHDIPFVLLATTGERLGWIYADRDHAPQPFGEPGPEPTPVSPGLQEFLRRAVRSKARWRRSSIRIGIALGFACFGYGIWRIHLDGGFNPLFGTLAKISFCGGLGGAILTTIGPWLIRRAITVTEAGHAARHRAAVAQWEARRDDHEEQQRIAAGGRHEWVAAAPSPGHRRVDIIGGTMFGWEAVVTVYGASLLATRGAMTLVDFTGDGVCAELMRLATATERSVRRLHLPADLAEFDLLAGLSPGELVDCLVEAMHGDGRGGRADRSEDWLLLTEICEVLGERPSLARLLAALRTLTDRRSQDVLSSDEIERLLDQHPDENRRQLYPQLRRIEAFLHPLAAMGSAAQAVEPASLTCLITGSDGGDAQNDLLRDLILHWLTRLVRRRLRPMGSLVVLGADEVDHRAIEKLSTLCERNGVRLVLFFAHLRAEALHTIGGGEVALMRLGNHHEASQAADYIGKGHKFVLSQLTRTLGGSDTHTLSDTSGQSSTDGGSGTMSFGNRRTRGRAYGKTWNLTRNWSQTVATARGQNWSDASSVQRTYEYTVEPRALQDLPEYAMVHVRSEGRETTIQAVEVDPAIVMLPHVSMYPRPDAAVRTKQQVTEGAHSAEPSRGPWGGRS; this is encoded by the coding sequence ATGACTGTCGCGCCGCACGACATCCCGTTTGTTCTTCTCGCCACCACCGGGGAGCGGCTCGGTTGGATCTACGCCGACCGTGACCACGCCCCGCAGCCGTTCGGAGAACCGGGGCCGGAGCCCACGCCGGTGTCGCCCGGACTGCAGGAATTCCTCCGCCGCGCGGTGCGCAGCAAAGCCCGGTGGCGGCGAAGCTCGATCCGGATCGGAATTGCATTGGGATTCGCCTGTTTCGGTTACGGCATTTGGCGAATTCACCTGGACGGTGGTTTCAATCCGCTATTCGGCACCCTTGCCAAGATCTCTTTCTGCGGCGGACTCGGCGGCGCGATTCTGACCACCATCGGACCGTGGCTGATCCGGCGAGCCATAACCGTCACCGAGGCCGGCCATGCGGCGCGCCACCGGGCGGCCGTCGCCCAGTGGGAGGCGCGCCGCGATGACCACGAGGAACAGCAACGGATCGCCGCCGGCGGCCGGCACGAATGGGTCGCGGCGGCACCCTCACCCGGCCACCGGCGTGTCGACATCATCGGCGGCACCATGTTCGGTTGGGAGGCCGTAGTCACCGTCTACGGTGCATCGCTGCTCGCCACCCGCGGGGCCATGACCCTGGTCGACTTCACCGGTGACGGGGTCTGCGCCGAGTTGATGCGACTCGCCACCGCGACCGAACGATCCGTGCGACGGCTGCACCTGCCGGCCGATCTGGCCGAGTTCGACCTCCTGGCCGGTCTGAGCCCTGGCGAACTGGTCGACTGCCTGGTCGAAGCGATGCACGGCGACGGCCGGGGTGGGCGGGCCGACCGCTCCGAGGACTGGCTGTTGCTGACCGAGATCTGCGAGGTGCTCGGCGAACGGCCCAGCCTGGCCCGGCTGCTGGCCGCGCTGCGAACACTCACGGACCGCAGGAGTCAGGATGTGCTGTCATCCGACGAGATCGAGCGGTTGCTCGACCAGCATCCGGACGAGAACCGCCGCCAGCTCTACCCGCAACTGCGACGGATCGAGGCGTTCCTGCATCCGCTGGCGGCGATGGGCAGCGCCGCCCAGGCCGTGGAGCCTGCCTCGCTGACCTGCCTGATCACCGGTTCCGACGGCGGCGACGCGCAGAATGACCTGTTGCGGGATCTGATCCTGCATTGGCTGACCCGGCTCGTGCGGCGCCGGTTGCGGCCGATGGGCTCCCTCGTCGTGCTGGGCGCCGACGAGGTGGATCACCGGGCGATCGAGAAACTCAGCACGCTGTGCGAGCGGAACGGCGTGCGGCTGGTGCTGTTCTTCGCCCACCTGCGGGCCGAGGCGCTGCACACCATCGGTGGGGGTGAGGTCGCCCTGATGCGGCTCGGCAACCATCACGAGGCGAGCCAGGCCGCTGACTACATCGGCAAGGGGCACAAGTTCGTTCTCAGCCAGCTCACCCGCACGCTCGGCGGCAGCGACACGCACACGCTCTCGGACACCAGCGGGCAATCCAGTACGGACGGCGGGTCGGGCACCATGTCGTTCGGAAACCGGCGGACGCGCGGTCGGGCGTACGGGAAAACCTGGAACCTGACCCGTAACTGGTCCCAGACGGTGGCGACAGCCCGCGGCCAGAACTGGAGTGACGCCTCGTCGGTGCAGCGAACCTACGAGTACACGGTGGAGCCGCGGGCGCTGCAGGACCTTCCCGAGTACGCGATGGTGCACGTCCGGTCCGAAGGCCGCGAGACGACGATCCAGGCCGTCGAGGTCGACCCGGCCATCGTCATGCTGCCGCACGTCTCGATGTACCCGCGGCCAGATGCTGCGGTGCGGACGAAACAGCAGGTCACCGAGGGTGCACATTCGGCTGAGCCCTCCCGGGGTCCTTGGGGTGGCCGGTCGTGA